The stretch of DNA CCTCTGCAAAACCTCCAGCCTCCGGCAAACGGCTGATTATCTGCACCTGAACGGAATACGGCTGCTGGCTGCGGACGAAAAAGCTGATAAAAAAGTTTTTGAAATGGATTTCGTTCCCCCTGTAGCCCTCATACTGGGTGCTGAAGGAAAAGGTATCAGTGCTTCCCTCAACGAAAAAGCAGACGAACGCTTTGCAATCCCCATGGTAGGAAAAACGGGGTCATTCAATGTTTCCGTAGCGGCCGGTATAATTTTGTATGAAGTGATGCGCCAAAGGGCTAACGCCCCATACAGCTAGTAGAAAATGCCGTTGCCTTTCGTAAATTAAAAATACAAAAGGCCTTTATGATGCTTAATATCATTCGTAAAAAGCGTGAAGGCAAACCCCTTACCACGGAAGAGATTCATTACTTCATTGACAACTATACCCGCGGCAGCATACCTGACTATCAGGCAGCAGCTCTGCTCATGGCTATCTGCATCAGAGGAATGAACAAAACCGAGGTACTCACTCTCACACGGGCTATGATGTACTCAGGGATAACATTAAACCTCTCTGCCATAAAAGGAACTAAGCTGGATAAACACAGCACCGGGGGAGTAGGAGATAAAACCACCTTAATCGTTGCTCCCATTCTTGCGGCTGCGGGCATTCCTGTTGCCAAGCTATCTGGCCGTGGACTTGGACATACCGGTGGAACACTGGATAAACTGGAATCCATATCTGGTCTGCGTGTTGAAATGCTGGTAGATGAAATCATCCGCCAGGTGAAAGCTATTGGCTTGGCCATAGCTTCTCAGACGGCCGACCTGGTACCGGCTGATAAAAAACTGTATGCCCTGCGCGATGCCACCGCAACAGTGGACAGCCGTGCGCTCATTGCCGCCAGCATCATGAGCAAAAAGCTGGCTGCCGGAGCAGATGTCATTCTGCTGGATGTAAAATGCGGCAACGGAGCATTTATGAAAACCCGCAAAGAAGCCTTCTCCCTGGCACGATTGCTGGTGGAAATCGGCAATAGTATGGAACGCAAAACAGTGGCCATTGTATCATCCATGGAACAACCACTTGGAACAGCCATCGGAAACTCTCTTGAAGTGGCCGAAGCCGTTAAAACACTCAGCGGACAAGGTCCTGCTGACCTTACCGAGCTCTGTTATTATCTTGCAGCCACAGGTATGGTATTGTGCGGGCACGCCAGAACGGAAACTGCTGCCATGCGGGAAGTAAAAAAAATAATAGCTACCGGCCGTGCTTTGAACAAACTGAAACTTATGGTGCAGGCTCAAGGGGGCAATGTAGATCAGATCAACAATCCGAAACAACTGCCGCTGGCACGCGTCACCGAAATTATTACCTCTCCCCAGGATGGTTATATCGTTCGCATAAAAGCCGAACCTGTGGGGCAGGCTGCCATGTTGCTGGGAGCAGGCCGCCACAAAAAAGACGACCCCATTGACCTTTCAGCCGGCATCGTGTTGCACAAAAAAGCCGGGGAAAAAGTGAAAAGAGGCGAAAAGATAGCTTCTTTATTTACCAACGACATTGACACACTGGAGGTAGCCGAAAAGAAACTGCTTTCAGCCTATACATTCGGGAAAAGAAAACCTGCGGCTACCCCTTTGATTTTAGGTAAAGTGCAGTAACGTGCCGGCCGGACAGCCCGCTGATTTCAGATACCAACGGGGTGCCAGGTAGTTTTGATTTCCTGAGTATCCAGAATGAAGTAAGGACCCTGAGATGCCGGCTGCAGCCAA from Chitinophagales bacterium encodes:
- the pdp gene encoding pyrimidine-nucleoside phosphorylase, with the translated sequence MMLNIIRKKREGKPLTTEEIHYFIDNYTRGSIPDYQAAALLMAICIRGMNKTEVLTLTRAMMYSGITLNLSAIKGTKLDKHSTGGVGDKTTLIVAPILAAAGIPVAKLSGRGLGHTGGTLDKLESISGLRVEMLVDEIIRQVKAIGLAIASQTADLVPADKKLYALRDATATVDSRALIAASIMSKKLAAGADVILLDVKCGNGAFMKTRKEAFSLARLLVEIGNSMERKTVAIVSSMEQPLGTAIGNSLEVAEAVKTLSGQGPADLTELCYYLAATGMVLCGHARTETAAMREVKKIIATGRALNKLKLMVQAQGGNVDQINNPKQLPLARVTEIITSPQDGYIVRIKAEPVGQAAMLLGAGRHKKDDPIDLSAGIVLHKKAGEKVKRGEKIASLFTNDIDTLEVAEKKLLSAYTFGKRKPAATPLILGKVQ